Proteins encoded within one genomic window of Merismopedia glauca CCAP 1448/3:
- the map gene encoding type I methionyl aminopeptidase encodes MNILNNLLLQPTQPTRSSKQRRGIEIKSQREIEIMRQSAKIVATVLKEISQMVQPGMTTADLDAHAEKRIREMDATPSFKGYSGFPASICASINHEVVHGIPNPKKVIRTGDVLKVDTGAFYQGFHGDSCITIAVGEVTPEAAKLIRVAEESLYKGIEQVKAGNYLMDIAGAIQDHVEANGFAVVEDFTGHGVGRNLHEEPSVFNFRTREMPNVKLRAGMTLAIEPIVNAKSKRTRILADRWTAVTLDNALSAQFEHTVLVTDTGYEILTDRNLV; translated from the coding sequence ATGAATATTCTCAACAATCTGCTGCTTCAACCAACACAACCCACTCGTTCTAGCAAACAACGCCGAGGGATTGAAATCAAGTCTCAACGGGAAATTGAGATTATGCGACAATCCGCCAAAATTGTGGCGACAGTCCTCAAAGAAATTTCGCAGATGGTACAACCAGGCATGACAACTGCCGATCTTGATGCTCACGCGGAAAAGCGGATTCGTGAAATGGACGCAACTCCTAGCTTTAAAGGTTATTCTGGTTTTCCTGCTTCAATTTGTGCCAGTATTAACCATGAAGTTGTACATGGTATCCCCAATCCCAAAAAGGTAATTCGGACTGGAGATGTGTTGAAGGTAGATACAGGGGCATTTTATCAGGGCTTTCACGGTGATTCTTGTATTACCATTGCTGTAGGCGAAGTGACTCCAGAAGCAGCTAAGCTAATTCGAGTGGCTGAGGAATCCCTCTATAAGGGCATAGAACAGGTCAAAGCTGGTAACTACCTGATGGATATCGCTGGGGCAATTCAAGACCATGTAGAGGCAAATGGCTTCGCTGTAGTGGAAGATTTTACCGGGCATGGTGTCGGTCGAAATTTGCACGAGGAACCTTCAGTGTTTAACTTCCGCACCAGGGAAATGCCAAATGTTAAACTAAGAGCAGGGATGACCTTAGCGATCGAACCGATTGTCAATGCTAAGTCTAAAAGAACGCGGATTTTGGCAGATAGATGGACTGCGGTGACTTTAGATAATGCTTTATCGGCTCAGTTTGAGCATACAGTGCTGGTGACGGACACAGGTTATGAAATCTTAACAGATCGTAATTTAGTTTAA